The Microlunatus antarcticus DNA segment ACCCGCAGGGCAAGGTCGGGGCCGACGTGGTGCTGGACGCGGTCGAGGAGATGCGCGACGCTGGGGCCGAGGTGATCGACGTCAACGGGCAGGCCCGGGTCGTCGCGTCGACGTGGTTCGGCGACGACGGCAGCACCCTCGTCGTCGACGGGATCTCCGTCACCCGCCCGCTCACGATCTCGGTCATCGGCGACCCGCACAGCCTCGAGGAGGCCGCCCGGTTCCGGGGCGGCATCGTCTCCGAGATCACCGGTCCGAAGATCGGGGGCGACGTGCAGATCGACCAGAGCGACGACGTCGTGGTGACGTCCTTGCACGCGCCGCCCGCCTCTCAGTACGCTCGGCCCGCAAGCTCGGGTCCCACCCCGCGCTGATCCCAGCGACCTCGGTCCGCACCGGGGTCGGGTCCGCCGTGGGACAACCCCCATCTCTCGCCAGCTCAGGAGCCCCGTCGCGTGCCCGACTACCCCGAAGACCTCAAGTACTCCGTCGACCACGAGTGGGTCCGGCAGGGCAACGAGCTCACCGTCCGCGTGGGCGTGACCGCGTACGCGACCGAGCAGCTCGGCGACATCGTCTACGTCTCCCTGCCGGCGGTGGGCGACAGCGTCGACTCCGGTGACGCCTGCGGCGAGCTCGAGTCGACCAAGAGCGTGTCCGACGTCCTCAGCCCTGTCGCCGGCACGGTCAGCGCGATCAACCCGCTGCTCGAGGGCAGCCCGGAGACCGTCAACGGCGACCCGTACGGCGACGGCTGGCTCTTCGAGCTCGAGATCGACAAGGACACCGACCTCGACGACCTGCTCGACGCGGACGCGTACGCCGAGTCCGTGGCCTCGTGAGCGGGGCGACGGTCGAACGGGCTTAAACTCTCGATCACGTCTCGAGTCTTCGAGACCCAGCGAAAAGCGAGCGCGATGCCCTTCTGCACCAACTGCGGTCACGACAACCCGGACGGGGCGAACTTCTGCGCCCAGTGCGGTGCGCCGCTGACCGCTGCGCCGCCGCAGCCGACCACGTCCCGGCCGTCCTCGGGCGACACCACCCGGACCATCCCCGCGGTCGTCGACGAGCCGACCGGGGACCTGAGCGCCGTCGACGAGGCGGCCGTGCACGCGCTGCCCCAGGGCTCGGCGCTGCTCATCGTGCAGCGCGGGCCCAACGCGGGCAGCCGCTTCCTGCTCGACCACGACGAGACCGTCGCCGGGCGCCACGTGGACTCCGACATCTTCCTCGACGACATCTCCGTGTCGCGGCGCCACGTGGAGTTCCGCCGCACGGTCGACGGGGTGCGGGTCAAGGACCTCGGCAGCCTGAACGGGACCTACGTCAACCGCGAGCTCGTCGACGAGGCGCTGCTGGCGCCCGAGGACGAGGTCCAGATCGGCAAGTTCCGGCTCGTGTACTACGCCAGCGCCAAGGACGCGGACCGGTGAGGCGGCGGTGACGGCGGCCCCCGAGCCGCGCCGGCCGGGCAGCGGGCGCGAGGTCACCCGCAGCATCGGCCAGGTCCTCACCGCGCTGACCCAGGAGTTCCCCGACGTCTCGATCTCCAAGATCCGCTTCCTGGAGTCGGAGGGGCTGATCACCCCGCAGCGTGCGCCGTCGGGCTACCGCCGCTACGCCGAGCACGACGTCGAGCGCCTCCGCTACGTGCTGTCCGTGCAGCGGGAGCATTACCTGCCGCTCAAGGTGATCCGCGAGCACCTCGAGATGATGGACCGCGGCCAGACGCCGCCCGAACCCAAGACCCTGGAGTCAGGGTCGACGGCGACCAGCACCACCAGCGCGCCGGTCGCCCCGACCCCGACCGCACCGCCCGCGGCCCCCAAGAAGGCGCTGCGCCTCTCGCGCCAGGACCTGCTCGAGGCCAGCGGGCTGAGCGAGGCCGGGCTGGTCGAGCTCGAGCGCACCGGCATCGTCGTGCCCCGCCGGGGCGGCAGCTTCTACGGCCGCGACGCCCTCACGCTGGCCATCGCGGCCCGGCGGCTGGGGGAGTACGGCATCGACGGCCGGCACCTGCGGGCCTTCAAGATGTCGGCCGACCGCGAGGTTGGCCTCGTCGAGCAGGCGATCGCGCCGTACGTGCGTCGCGCAGGCGGCAACACCGACGTCTCGGGCGAGGTCACCCAGCTCGTCATCAGCTTCCACGCCGCCCTGGTCCGCACCGCGATGGAGCGCTGAGCGCTCCACCCTCTGCGGAAAGTGGTCGGTCCGGGCTCCTGGGAGCGCTTGGACGGCCTTCGGAGCGACCACTCGCGTCAGAAGTCGGCGTCCCTCCGCGGTCCGGACGAGCGGACGTAGGGTGAGTGACATGCGCGAACTCGATGTGGTCGGCGTGCGGGTCGAGATGCCGTCCAACGCACCGATGGTGCTGCTGCGCGAGGTGGGCGGGAGCAGGTTCCTGCCGATCTGGATCGGGGCGAACGAGGCCTCGGCGATCGCCAACGCCCAGGAGGGCGTCGTGCCGCCCCGGCCCCTCACCCACGACCTCATGGTCGACGTGCTCGCCGGGCTCCAGCACAAGCTGACGGCGGTGCGCATCACCGAGCTCGAGGGCGGCACGTTCTACGCCGTGCTGGTGATCGACGAGACCGAGATCAGCGCCCGGCCCTCCGACGCGATCGCCCTGGCGCTCCGGGTCGGCTCGGACATCTTCTGCGCCGAGGACGTCCTCGACGTGGCCGGGATCGAGATGCCGGAGGCCGAGGAGGACGAGGTGGAGAAGTTCCGCGAGTTCCTCGACAACGTCGACCCGGACGACTTCGTGACCGGCGAGGAGCCGAAGGCCTGACCCGCTCGGGCACCCTCGACCCGCTCTCGAGACTTGAGGTCGGTCGGGTGCGACGACGGCGTGTCGGTCGCCTCGGCGGCGGCCCGGGCCTAGGTTTCCGGAAGTACCACCGCGGAATTACACGGTCGTACGCAGCCCGACCCGTACGACCTGTGAGGAAGACTCGGGGGACGAGTCCTCCGCCCGCCAGCATCCGTCGCCCGACCCGGACGGATCACCACCGGAGGTGTCCGTGAGCAGCACCGATCTGCCGGCCTCGGCCAGCCCCGACGAGGCCGTGCGCCCCGAGGTGGTCGACGCCGCCCAGGACCTGCTGTTCGAGGGCGACTTCTCCCCGATGCCGCGCGACCTCGGCTTCCGCGGCCCGGTGGCCTGCAGCGCCGCCGGCATCACCTACCGCCAGCTCGACTACTGGGCGCGTACGGGCCTGGTCGTCCCCGAGATCCGCGGGGCCAGCGGCTCCGGCTCGCAGCGGCTCTACAGCTTTCGCGACATCCTCATCCTCAAGGTCATCAAGAAGCTCATCGACGCGGGCATCTCGCTGCAGCAGATCCGCACCGCGATCACGCACCTCCGGGCCCGCGGCGTCGACGACCTGACGCAGGTGACCCTGATGAGCGACGGCATCTCGGTCTACGAGTGCACGAGCAACGACGAGGTCATCGACCTGCTCAGCGGTGGGCAGGGCGTGTTCGGCATCGCCCTCGGCGGCGTCTGGCGCTCCATCGAGGGCACGCTGTCCTCGCTGCCCGCCGAGCGCGCCGAGCCCGAGCCCGAGGCGACCCCGAACGCGGGCGACGAGCTCTCGCTGCGCCGCCGCGCCCGCGCCGCCGGCTGACCGTCCCGGGGGCCTCGTACGGGCTCGGGTAGCCTGACGACGTCCAGCGACCGCGCGGGAGAGCGCACGACTCAGGGTTGAGTGCGTGCCGCCGAAGGGGCAACATCCCCGGAACCTCTCAGGCACCCAGACCGCGCGGGGAACGACAGCTCTGGAGCCCATCGGGCGACAGAGGGGGAACGGTGTCCGCGCACGCGGTCACCGCTCAGCCGAGCCGTTCCCCGGGAGCACCCCTCATGGCCCAGCCCGCAGCAACCGCCAGCAGCGCACCCACCGTCTTCGCCGACCGGCACATCGGTCCGCGCGCCGACGAGCGCGACAAGATGCTCGCCACCCTCGGCCTCGGCTCGCTCGAGGACCTGGTCGCGCAGGCCCTGCCGGCCGGGATCCGGATGCGTGAGCCCCTGAACCTGCCGCCGGCGCTGTCGGAGACCGAGGCCCTGACCGCGCTCCGCGGCCTCGCCGCCCGGAACAACCCCCGCCGGGCCATGATCGGCCAGGGCTACCACGGCACCGTCACCCCGTCGGTGATCCGGCGGAACGTGCTCGAGGACCCGGCCTGGTACACCGCCTACACGCCCTACCAGCCCGAGATCAGCCAGGGCCGGCTCGAGGCGCTGCTGAACTTCCAGACCATGGTGAGCGACCTCACCGGCCTGCCGACCGCGGGCGCCAGCCTGCTGGACGAGGCCACCGCGGTCGCCGAGGCGATGACCGTCGCCCGCCGCTCCACCAAGACGGGCCGCGTCCTGCTCCTCGACGCCGCGAGCCTGCCGCAGACCATCGGGGTGGTCCGCACCCGGGCCGAGCCGCTCGGCATCGAGGTCCAGCTCGCCGACGACCTGACCGCCGCCCTGCGCGAGACCGACGCGTTCGCCGTCGTCGTGCAGACGCCCGCCGCCGACGGCCGCCTCGCGCCCACCGAGGAGCTGGCCGCGCTCGCCGCCCTGGCCCACGAGCAGGGCGCCCTGGTCATCGCCGCCTGCGACCTGCTCGCCCTCACCCTCGTCACGCCGCCGGGGGAGTGGGGCGCCGACATCGCGGTCGGCTCGAGCCAGCGCTTCGGCGTCCCGCTCTTCTACGGCGGCCCGCACGCCGCCTTCATGTCGGTGCGCGCCGGGCTCGAGCGCACCCTGCCCGGGCGCCTGGTCGGCGTCTCGCGCGACGTCCACGGGACGGCTGCCTTCCGGCTCGCCCTGCAGACCCGCGAGCAGCACATCCGCCGCGAGAAGGCCACGTCCAACATCTGCACCGCGCAGGTCCTGCTCGCCGTCGCGGCCAGCATGTACGCCGTCTACCACGGCCCCGAGGGGCTCCGGACGATCGCGGAGCGGGTCCACGCCGACACGACGGCGCTGGCCGCCGACCTCGCCGCGGCCAAGCTGGCCCCCGATCACGCGACGTTCTTCGACACCCTGACCGTGGCCGTCCCCGGCGAGGCCGCCGAGGTCGTCGAGCGCGCCCGCCGCGGCGGCGTCCACCTCCGGCTGATCGACGCCGGCCGGGTCGGGATCTCGGTCGGGGAGGACACCACGCCGGCCGACCTCGACGCGGTCCGCGCGGCGTTCGGCATCGACCACGGGAGCACCGACGGCACGGCCCACGGCGACCTGGGCGCGTACGGCGACCTCTCCGCCAGCGCGCGGACGACGTCGTACCTGCAGCACCCCGTGTTCCGTACGCACCACAGCGAAACGGCGATGCTGCGCTACCTGCGTGCGCTGTCGGACCGCGACTTCGCGCTCGACCGCGGCATGATCCCGCTCGGCTCCTGCACGATGAAGCTCAACGCGACGACGGAGATGGAGCCGATCTCGTACGACGGCTTCGCCAACCTGCACCCGCTGGCCCCGGCCGAGGACGCCGAGGGCTACGCCGAGCTCGTCGGCACCCTCGAGGGCTGGCTGGCCGAGGTGACCGGCTACGCGCGGGTCTCGATCCAGCCGAACGCCGGCAGCCAGGGCGAGCTCGCGGGGCTGCTGGCCATCCGGGCCTACCACGAGTCCCGCGGCGACACCGACCGCCGCGTGTGCCTCATCCCGTCCTCGGCCCACGGCACCAACGCCGCCTCCGCCGTCATGGCCGGCATGAAAGTCGTCGTGGTCAAGGCGACCGACGACGGCTCGGTCGACCTCGACGACCTGCGGGCCAAGATCGAGCTCCACGCCGACGCGCTCGCCGCGATCATGGTCACCTACCCCTCGACCCACGGGGTGTTCGAGGAGACGATCACCGACCTCTGCGCGCTGGTGCACGACGCGGGCGGTCAGGTCTACGTGGACGGGGCCAACCTCAACGCGCTGCTCGGGCTCGCTCAGCCGGGCCGCTTCGGGGCGGACGTCAGCCACCTCAACCTTCACAAGACGTTCTGCATCCCGCACGGCGGCGGCGGTCCCGGGGTGGGCCCGGTCGCGGTCGGCGCGCACCTCGCGCCCTTCGTGCCCGGCGACCCTCGGACGGGACGCGTCGGGAACGGCGTCGGTCCGGTCTCGGGCGCGCCCTTCGGCTCGGCCGGCATCCTGCCGATCAGCTGGGCCTACATCGCGATGATGGGCCCGGACGGGCTGACGTCGGCGACCGAGCACGCGCTGCTCGCCGCCAACTACGTCGCCGCCCGACTCGGTGCGGCCTACCCGGTGCTCTACGCGGGGCGCGACGGCCGGGTCGCCCATGAGTGCATCCTCGACCTGCGGCCCCTCACGAAGTCGAGCGGCGTGACCGTCGACGACGTGGCCAAGCGGCTCGTCGACTTCGGCTTCCACGCCCCGACCATGAGCTTCCCGGTCGCCGGCACCCTCATGGTCGAGCCGACGGAGTCGGAGAACCTGGGCGAGATCGACCGCTTCTGCGACGCCATGCTCGCGATCCGCGACGAGATCGCGCGCGTCGAGGCCGGCGAGTGGCCCGCGGACGACAACCCGCTGGTCAACGCCCCGCATACGCAGGGCGCGGTCATGGTCGACGAGTGGGAGCACCCGTACCCGCGCCGCCTCGGCGCCTTCCCGGCCGGCCTGCACGCCGGCCCGATCTACGCCACCGGCAGCGACAAGTACTGGCCGCCGGTCGGCCGGATCGACGGTGGCTTCGGCGACCGGAACCTGGTCTGCACCTGCCCGCCGCCGGAGTCGTTCGAGGACTGAGGCGCCTGAGCCGTTCCGCGCCCTCGACCACTGGTCACTCCCGCGCCGCCCGGAGTGACCAGTGGTCAGCAGCGGCTGGTCAAGAGGGTGCGGCAGGCCCGGGAGCGACCAGTGGTCGACGCGGGCGTAGCCCCCTCCGGCTCGCCGGAGCTCCGACTTCAGGTCAGGTAGGGGTCGGCCCAGGCGCTGATGATGCGGGCGGCGCGGGCCGCCTGGCCCTTGCCGGTGAGCAGGTGGTCGGCCCCCTCCAGCGCGACGAAGCTGCGCGGGTGCCGCGCGGTCTGGAAGATCAGGCTCGCGTTGCGCACTCCGACCGTGTTGTCGGTGGGGGAGTGCATGACCAGCAGTGCCCGGTGCAGGGTGCGGATGCGGTCGCGCAGGTCGGTCGTGCGCACGTCGTGGATGAAGTGACGCCGCAGCGTCAGCGCCTTGCCGCCGGCGAGGAACGGCGCCTCGCCCTCCGCCTCGATCCGCTCGAGCAGCGCGTCGTAGTTGTGCTCGACGTGCTTCGGCTCGTACGGCGCCCCGATGCTGGCGACCGCGCGGACCCCGTCGGTCAGGTGGGCAGCGGCGATGGCGGCCGCCCCGCCGAACGAGTGGCCGACGAGCAGCCGTACGGGCCGGCCTGCGTCCTCCATGAAGCGCACGGCCTGTGCGGTGTCCTCGACCTTGCGGGAGAACGAGCCGTCGCCCCAGTCGCCCTCGGAGTCGCCGAGCCCGAGGTTGTCGAAGCGCAGCACCCCGACGCCGTCGCGGGCCAGCTGCTTGGCGATCCGGCTGGCGGCCGGCGAGTCCTTGCCGAGCGTGAAGCCGTGCGACAGCACCGCCCAGCCCCGGACCGGCCCCTCGGGCAGGTCGACGACGCCCGCCAGCCTCGGTCCGCTGGTGCTCGGGAACGTCACACGCTCGTGCATGCGCAGGATCCTCGCCCACGTCCCCTACGCTTGTCGAAGACCCTGGGCGACCGGGATCACAGTCAGGACGGGAAACCTTGAGCCGCTGCCGAGCGTTGTGCCCCCGATGACTCCTCCGACGCTTGCCGCTGCCCGCCGCCCTCGCTCCCTGCTGAAGGTCGGTGGGCTGTTCGTCGTGGTGAGCGTGGTCTGCGGCCTGCTCGTGACCGCCGCGACCCTGCCGTTCGTCGGTGGGGCCGCCTGGGGCGCCAAGGCGGCGCGCGACGGCATGTCCAGCCTGCCGCTGGCCTTCGCCACCCCGGCGCAGGCTCAGCGCTCGACCGTCCTGGACGGCGACGGCAAGGTCCTCGCCTACTTCTACGACCAGAACCGCACCTACGTGGACCTGGCCGACATCGCCCCGGTGATGCGGACGGCGATCGTCTCGATCGAGGACCACCGCTTCTACGAGCACGGTCCGCTCGACGCCCAGGGCACGCTGCGCGCGTTCGTCAAGAACTTCTTCGCCGGCGGCGTCACGCAGGGCGGGTCGACCCTCACCCAGCAGTACGTGAAGCAGGTCCAGGTCAACGCGGCGGCGTTGAGCGGGAACGAGGCCGCCGTCGAGGCCGCCACGGACAGCAGCTACCAGCGCAAGCTCCGCGAGCTCCGCTACGCCGTCTCGGTCGAGAACACGATGAGCAAGGACCAGATCCTCGAGCGCTACCTCAACATCGCCTACTTCGGCGACGGGGCGTACGGCATCGAGGCCGCCTCGGAGCACTACTTCGGCACCACCGCCAAGAAGCTGACGCTGCCGCAGGCCGCGATGCTGGCCGGGCTGGTCCAGAACCCCGCCAGCTTCGACCCCGTGACCCACCCGGGCGCCGGCATCGAGCGGCGCAACGTCGTCCTCGACCGCATGGGCGAGCTCGGGACGGCGAGCACGGCCGCCGTGGCGAAGGCCAAGAAGACGAAGTTCTCGAACGGTGACGTCGAGAACATGTCCAGCGGTTGCCAGAGCAGCGACCTGCCCTTCATCTGCGACTACGTCAAGCGCTCGGTGCTGCAGATGTCGAGCCTGGGCAAGACCACGGCGGACCGCGAGAAGCTGCTCATGCAGGGCGGCCTCACGATCCGGACGGGCATCGACCCCGACATCCAGGAGAACGTGCAGGAGAAGGTCAGCGACGCCGTCGGCGCCAAGGACCCGGTCATCTCGGTCATGGACATGGTCGAGCCCGGCACCGGCAAGATCGTGGCGATGGCGCAGAGCCGACCGGTGATGGGTGCGGACGCCAAGAAGGGCCAGACCTACTGGAACTACTCGGCTCCGCGCGACCTCGGCGGCAACCAGGGCTTCCAGGCCGGGTCGACGTTCAAGGCCTTCACCGCGGCCGCGGCGCTCGAGAACGGCATCCCGCTCTCCAAGCGCTACGACGCCCGCGCCTCGATGGACTTCTCCGGGGACCGGTTCGACAGCTGCAGCGGGAACGTGCCGATCGTGGGCGACTTCCCGGTCAAGAACTCGACCGGCGTCAACGGCTCCATGGACATGGTCCGCGCCGCCGAGTTCTCGGTGAACACCTACTTCGTGCAGCTCGCGCTCGACGTCGGCATGTGCGACGTGACCAAGATGGCCGCGAAGCTGGGTGCGGAGTCCAACACCCCGGACGCCCCGATCAGCTCGTACGACGACAAGCCCTCGTTCACGCTCGGCACGGCCGAGGTCAGCCCACTGTCGGTGGCCAACGCGTACGCGACCTTCGCCTCCGGCGGCATCCACTGCAACCCGGTGATCGTCTCCAAGATCACCGACGGCAGCGGCAAGGACCGCGACGTCCCCGGGGCCGACTGCAAGCGGGTGATCTCCGAGGACGTGGCCAGCGCGGTGGACTCCATGCTCTCCAGCGTCGTCACCAAGGGGACCGGCGCCCGGGCCCGGACGGCCGACGGTCGTCCGCAGGCCGGCAAGACCGGCACGATCGACAGCAACGCCGCCGTCTGGTACGTCGGCTACACGCCGCAGATCGCCGGTGCGGCCATGATCAGCATCGACAACGAGCGCAAGTCGCCGCGCAGCCTGAAGGGCTACACCGTCGCGTCGTCGGGCCTCTACCTGGAGGGGTCCGGCAGCGGTGACGCCGGCCGGCGGATCTGGAAGCCGGTGATGGACAAGTACCTCAAGGACCTCCCGGCCGAGAGCTTCCCGACCCCGCCGGCCGACCTCGTCCGCGGCGACGCGAGCGACCGGACGACCGACAACCGGTACGGCCAGAAGCAGCGTCCCGGCGGTCGCTGACCCCTACGCCCCCTCGGTCGTGAGGCTGCGGTATAGGTCGAGGTGCTGGTCGGCAGCGGCGCGCCAGGTGTGACGCAGGGCCAGCTCCGCCCCGCCCGGCAACGGGCCGTCGGCGACGGCAGCCAGCAGGGCGGCGGCGATGCCCGGCGCGTCCTCGCCGTAGCGGACGTGCTCGCCGAACACTTCCCGCAGGACCGGCAGCGGCCGGGCGACCACGGGAACGCCGGCGGCCAGCGCCTCCATGGCCGCGAGACCGAACCCCTCCTTGGTCGAGACGAACCCCAGGGCGGCGCAGCCGGCGACCAGCCCGGGCAGGACGTCGTGGTCGACCGGGCCCAGCACGTGGGCCTCGACACCCAGCTCGACGGCCCGCGCGTCGAACGCCGCGCGGTAGTCG contains these protein-coding regions:
- the ftsR gene encoding transcriptional regulator FtsR, with the translated sequence MTAAPEPRRPGSGREVTRSIGQVLTALTQEFPDVSISKIRFLESEGLITPQRAPSGYRRYAEHDVERLRYVLSVQREHYLPLKVIREHLEMMDRGQTPPEPKTLESGSTATSTTSAPVAPTPTAPPAAPKKALRLSRQDLLEASGLSEAGLVELERTGIVVPRRGGSFYGRDALTLAIAARRLGEYGIDGRHLRAFKMSADREVGLVEQAIAPYVRRAGGNTDVSGEVTQLVISFHAALVRTAMER
- a CDS encoding alpha/beta hydrolase family protein, which produces MHERVTFPSTSGPRLAGVVDLPEGPVRGWAVLSHGFTLGKDSPAASRIAKQLARDGVGVLRFDNLGLGDSEGDWGDGSFSRKVEDTAQAVRFMEDAGRPVRLLVGHSFGGAAAIAAAHLTDGVRAVASIGAPYEPKHVEHNYDALLERIEAEGEAPFLAGGKALTLRRHFIHDVRTTDLRDRIRTLHRALLVMHSPTDNTVGVRNASLIFQTARHPRSFVALEGADHLLTGKGQAARAARIISAWADPYLT
- a CDS encoding bifunctional nuclease family protein, which codes for MRELDVVGVRVEMPSNAPMVLLREVGGSRFLPIWIGANEASAIANAQEGVVPPRPLTHDLMVDVLAGLQHKLTAVRITELEGGTFYAVLVIDETEISARPSDAIALALRVGSDIFCAEDVLDVAGIEMPEAEEDEVEKFREFLDNVDPDDFVTGEEPKA
- a CDS encoding transglycosylase domain-containing protein, with translation MTPPTLAAARRPRSLLKVGGLFVVVSVVCGLLVTAATLPFVGGAAWGAKAARDGMSSLPLAFATPAQAQRSTVLDGDGKVLAYFYDQNRTYVDLADIAPVMRTAIVSIEDHRFYEHGPLDAQGTLRAFVKNFFAGGVTQGGSTLTQQYVKQVQVNAAALSGNEAAVEAATDSSYQRKLRELRYAVSVENTMSKDQILERYLNIAYFGDGAYGIEAASEHYFGTTAKKLTLPQAAMLAGLVQNPASFDPVTHPGAGIERRNVVLDRMGELGTASTAAVAKAKKTKFSNGDVENMSSGCQSSDLPFICDYVKRSVLQMSSLGKTTADREKLLMQGGLTIRTGIDPDIQENVQEKVSDAVGAKDPVISVMDMVEPGTGKIVAMAQSRPVMGADAKKGQTYWNYSAPRDLGGNQGFQAGSTFKAFTAAAALENGIPLSKRYDARASMDFSGDRFDSCSGNVPIVGDFPVKNSTGVNGSMDMVRAAEFSVNTYFVQLALDVGMCDVTKMAAKLGAESNTPDAPISSYDDKPSFTLGTAEVSPLSVANAYATFASGGIHCNPVIVSKITDGSGKDRDVPGADCKRVISEDVASAVDSMLSSVVTKGTGARARTADGRPQAGKTGTIDSNAAVWYVGYTPQIAGAAMISIDNERKSPRSLKGYTVASSGLYLEGSGSGDAGRRIWKPVMDKYLKDLPAESFPTPPADLVRGDASDRTTDNRYGQKQRPGGR
- the gcvP gene encoding aminomethyl-transferring glycine dehydrogenase, whose protein sequence is MAQPAATASSAPTVFADRHIGPRADERDKMLATLGLGSLEDLVAQALPAGIRMREPLNLPPALSETEALTALRGLAARNNPRRAMIGQGYHGTVTPSVIRRNVLEDPAWYTAYTPYQPEISQGRLEALLNFQTMVSDLTGLPTAGASLLDEATAVAEAMTVARRSTKTGRVLLLDAASLPQTIGVVRTRAEPLGIEVQLADDLTAALRETDAFAVVVQTPAADGRLAPTEELAALAALAHEQGALVIAACDLLALTLVTPPGEWGADIAVGSSQRFGVPLFYGGPHAAFMSVRAGLERTLPGRLVGVSRDVHGTAAFRLALQTREQHIRREKATSNICTAQVLLAVAASMYAVYHGPEGLRTIAERVHADTTALAADLAAAKLAPDHATFFDTLTVAVPGEAAEVVERARRGGVHLRLIDAGRVGISVGEDTTPADLDAVRAAFGIDHGSTDGTAHGDLGAYGDLSASARTTSYLQHPVFRTHHSETAMLRYLRALSDRDFALDRGMIPLGSCTMKLNATTEMEPISYDGFANLHPLAPAEDAEGYAELVGTLEGWLAEVTGYARVSIQPNAGSQGELAGLLAIRAYHESRGDTDRRVCLIPSSAHGTNAASAVMAGMKVVVVKATDDGSVDLDDLRAKIELHADALAAIMVTYPSTHGVFEETITDLCALVHDAGGQVYVDGANLNALLGLAQPGRFGADVSHLNLHKTFCIPHGGGGPGVGPVAVGAHLAPFVPGDPRTGRVGNGVGPVSGAPFGSAGILPISWAYIAMMGPDGLTSATEHALLAANYVAARLGAAYPVLYAGRDGRVAHECILDLRPLTKSSGVTVDDVAKRLVDFGFHAPTMSFPVAGTLMVEPTESENLGEIDRFCDAMLAIRDEIARVEAGEWPADDNPLVNAPHTQGAVMVDEWEHPYPRRLGAFPAGLHAGPIYATGSDKYWPPVGRIDGGFGDRNLVCTCPPPESFED
- a CDS encoding MerR family transcriptional regulator, which gives rise to MPASASPDEAVRPEVVDAAQDLLFEGDFSPMPRDLGFRGPVACSAAGITYRQLDYWARTGLVVPEIRGASGSGSQRLYSFRDILILKVIKKLIDAGISLQQIRTAITHLRARGVDDLTQVTLMSDGISVYECTSNDEVIDLLSGGQGVFGIALGGVWRSIEGTLSSLPAERAEPEPEATPNAGDELSLRRRARAAG
- the gcvH gene encoding glycine cleavage system protein GcvH, with amino-acid sequence MPDYPEDLKYSVDHEWVRQGNELTVRVGVTAYATEQLGDIVYVSLPAVGDSVDSGDACGELESTKSVSDVLSPVAGTVSAINPLLEGSPETVNGDPYGDGWLFELEIDKDTDLDDLLDADAYAESVAS
- a CDS encoding FHA domain-containing protein, whose protein sequence is MPFCTNCGHDNPDGANFCAQCGAPLTAAPPQPTTSRPSSGDTTRTIPAVVDEPTGDLSAVDEAAVHALPQGSALLIVQRGPNAGSRFLLDHDETVAGRHVDSDIFLDDISVSRRHVEFRRTVDGVRVKDLGSLNGTYVNRELVDEALLAPEDEVQIGKFRLVYYASAKDADR